Below is a window of Rhizobium jaguaris DNA.
TCCTTCATCGCACAGGGTGTTGATGCGATTCTGCTGGCTCCCGTCGTCGAAACGGGATGGGATTCCGTCCTGAAGGAAGCAAAGGAAGCCAAGATCCCGGTCATTCTGCTTGATCGCACGATCAACGCACCAAAGGATCTCTATCTGACCGCTGTCACCTCCGACCAGATTCACGAAGGCAAGGTCGCGGGCGACTGGCTTGTGAAGACGGTTGGCGACAAGAAGTGCAACATCGTCGAGCTTCAGGGAACCACCGGTTCCTCGCCGGCTATCGCCCGCAAGAAGGGCTTCGAAGAAGCCATCAAGGGCCATGACAATCTGAAGATCGTGCGTAGCCAGACGGGTGATTTCACCCGTGCCAAGGGCAAGGAAGTCATGGAAAGCTTCCTGAAGGCCGAAAACGGCGGCAAGGATATCTGCGCGCTTTACGCTCACAACGACGACATGGCCGTCGGCGCCATCCAGGCGATCAAGGAAGCCGGTCTGAAGCCGGGCAAGGATATCCTGACCGTATCCATCGATTCGGTTCCGGACCTCTTCAAGGCCATGGCAGCCGGCGAAGCTAACGCTACGGTGGAACTGACGCCGAACATGGCCGGCCCCGCCTTCGATGCCCTCGACGCCTACCTGAAGACCAAGAAGGAGCCGCCGAAGTGGATCCAGACCGAGTCCAAGCTATATACGCAGGCTGACGACCCGCAGAAGGTCTACGAGGAGAAGAAGGGCCAGGGCTATTGATGTAAAAAAAGCGAACCACATCGGCTGGCAAACGGCCGGTGTGGATTCTCAAGCGCGGAACTGCCGAAGCGCACAAGATGCTCTAGATATAAAAGATTTAGAGCGACCTTTGTGTGTTCGGATGGACGCACGGCGCTTTAAGCGAGCGGCAAGTTCCGCGCTTTTTTGCATACCAGCTCAATCCAAGGAAATGCTTACTCCATGGCTCATGATGTCGAGCGCCTTCTGACCGCTACCGGCTTCTGTAAATATTTTCCCGGTTCCACCGCCCTTGATCATGTCGATTTCACATTGCTGCGGGGGGAAGTCCATGCGCTTCTCGGCGAAAATGGTGCCGGAAAATCGACACTCATCAAGTGCATGACCGGTGCCTACCGCCGCGATGCAGGCAGCCTCGTTCTCGACGGTGCCGAGATCGACCCGCATGATACGCTTGCAGCGCAGAGGCTCGGTATCGGAACGGTCTATCAGGAGGTGAACCTCCTTGCGAATTTGAGCGTCGCCGAAAATCTGTTTCTCGGCCGTCAGCCAAGACGCTTTGGCATGGTCAGCAGCCGCGTGATGAACAGCATGGCGAAAGACCTGCTGTCGCAATACGGCATAGAAATCGATGTCAGCCGCCAGCTTGACCGTTTCTCCGTCGCAATTCAGCAAGTCATCGCGATCGCGCGTGCTGTCGATCTCTCTGGCAAGGTTCTGATTCTCGACGAGCCGACCGCCAGCCTCGACACCCAGGAAGTCGCCATGCTTTTCGGTATTATCCGGAATCTGAAGCAGCGCGGACTAGGCATTGTTTTCATTACGCATTTTCTTGAACAAGTTTATCAGATCTGCGACCGCATAACCGTTCTGCGCAACGGTCGGCTGGTGGGTACTCGCGATGCGGAAGGCCTTTCGCGGCAGACCCTCATCGCCATGATGCTCGGCCGCGAACTTGCGCAGGCCGAGGCGACCGCGAAACAGGCGGTCAGCGAAAGCGGGCCGGTAAGATACCGCTTCACCAATTTCGGCAAGCGCGGCAAGATCAAACGCTTCGACCTTGAGGTTCGTATCGGCGAAGTGGTGGGGATTGCCGGACTGCTGGGCTCCGGACGCACGGAGACCGCGGAGGTGCTTTTCGGCGTCGAGCGCGCCGATAGTGGCGAGGCAAAGATAGAGGACAAGACGGTGGCTCTTTCGGGCCCGCGCGCCGCCATCAAGAACGGCTTCGGCTTTTGTCCGGAAGACCGCAAGACGGACGGCATCATCGGTGATCTGTCTATCCGCGAAAACATCGTCATGGCGCTCCAGGCCCGCCGCGGCTGGGCGCGCCCGTTGCCGCGTGGCGAGCAGAACGCAATCGCCGACCGCTACATCAAAGCACTGGATATTCGCACCACCGACCGCGAAAAGCCGATCAAGCTGCTGTCCGGCGGCAATCAGCAGAAGGCCATTCTGGCGCGCTGGCTGGCGACCAATCCCAACTTCCTGATCCTGGACGAGCCGACGCGCGGCATTGATGTCGGTGCGCATGCCGAGATCATCCGCCTGATCGAAGATCTTTGCGGTCAGGGAATGTCCCTTGTCGTGATTTCCTCTGAATTGGAAGAACTCGTGGCCTATAGTTCCCGCGTTATCGTTCTGCGCGACCGCGAGCATATTGCGGAACTGACAGGCGATAAGATTTCCGCCAGCAATATCGTCGACTCCATAGCGACGGGCGAGAGCAAGCGGGAGGACGCATGAGTTCGCAGATTAAGTCCTTATTGTTTCGATTGGCTCCCCAGCTCATTGCGCTGGCTGCCATTCTTCTTTTGAATTTCATCATGTTCCCGCAGTTTTTTCATCTGGAACTGCAGAATGGCAGATTGTACGGCAGCATCATCGACGTTCTCAATCGCGGTGCGCCGGTCGCACTTCTATCCATCGGCATGACACTGGTCATCGCCACTAAGGGCATCGATCTCTCGGTCGGCGCGGTGATCGCAATTTGCGGCGCCGTCGCGGCATCCGCAATCGTCTCCGGAGATTCGCTCGCTTATACGCTGATGTTGACCATCGCGGTCGGGCTCGCATGCGGGCTATGGAATGGCTTCCTGGTCGCGGTTCTCGACATCCAACCGATCATCGCCACGCTGGTGCTGATGGTCGCGGGCCGCGGGATAGCCCAGTTGATCACCGAAGGCGTTATCATGACCTTCAATGACGACGGGCTCATCTTCCTGGGAAGTGGGTCCTTCGCCACTCTGCCGATGCCGGTTGTCATCTGGTTGTTGGTGGCATTGGCGGTCATTCTTCTGGTGAGGCGCACGGCGCTCGGCATGCTGGTCGAGGCGATCGGCATCAACCGGCGGGCCAGCACGCTGTCGGGCATACAGACGCCGGTACTACTGATCGCCGTCTATGCGCTGAGCGGCCTTTGCGCTTCGATCGCCGGCATCATCGTCTCCGCCGATATCAAGGGCGCGGACGCGAACAATGCTGGCCTTTGGCTCGAACTTGATGCGATCCTGGCTGTTGTCGTCGGCGGCAATTCCCTTCTTGGCGGCCGCTTCAGCATTGTCGGCTCGCTTATCGGCGCGATGATCATCCAGTCGGTCAATACAGGTATTCTGCTGTCCGGCTTCCCTCCGGAATTCAATTTGGTGATCAAGGCCGTCATCGTCATCATCATTCTGGTCATCCAGTCACCGGCTCTCCAATCCGTCTCGGCGTTTTTCTGGCGTCGGCGCGGCGCGGCGCAGATGATCCATGAGGAGCAGGCAAAGTGAATTCGAAATATCTTCCTCTGCTTGCGACGATCGTCATTTTCCTGCTGGCCTATACCGGCTGCGTGCTGCAGTTTCCGACCATGCTGTCGACGCGGGTTGTCGGCAATCTGCTGACGGACAACGCTTTTCTTGGAATTGCCGCCGTCGGCATGACCTTCGTCATCCTCTCCGGCGGCATCGATCTGTCGATCGGTTCGGTCATTGCCTTTACCGGCGTCTTTCTGGCGATCATTCTGCGGGATACCTCGATCCATCCTTTGTTTGCCTTCGCGCTCGTTCTGGTGATTACGACAATCTTCGGTGCAGGCATGGGCGCCATCATCCACTACCTCAGCATGCCGCCATTCATCGTCACGCTGGCGGGCATGTTTCTTGCGCGCGGTATCGCTTTCGTCCTGTCGATCGACAGCATCCCGATCGAGCATGATTTCTATTCGCAATTGAGCGATCTTTACCTGTTGCTGCCGGGCGGCGGCCGTCTGACGCTGATCGGCGGCATCATGCTTGTCGTCTTTGCCGGCGGCATCCTATTGGCGCACCGCACCCGCTTCGGAGCCAACGTCTATGCGCTGGGCGGCGGGGTGCAGACGGCTCAGTTGATGGGCGTTCCAGTGGGCCGCACGACGATCCAGATCTATGCGCTGTCCGGCTTTCTCGCCGGTCTATCCGGAATCGTTTTTTCGCTCTATACGTCGGCTGGATATTCGCTGGCTACGGTTGGCGTCGAGCTCGACGCTATCGCCGCAGTGGTGATAGGCGGAACATTGCTCACGGGAGGAGCAGGGTTCGTAGGAGGAACTCTCATCGGAATTCTCATACAGGGCTTGATTCAGACTTATATCACCTTTGATGGAACGCTCTCCAGTTGGTGGACTAAGATATTGATCGGGCTGCTGCTCTTTGCGTTTATTCTGATGCAGAAGGGACTTCTGCTGCTTTCCCGCTTCAATCGACGTTACGCCTAAGGGAAGGACAGAGTATTTGCGCAGTAGATTGCTTGAAACCAGGAAAACCGAAGGAAAATCGCGAACGAGCCATGCTCAGGTCGTGGATGATCTTGGAAAAGCAATCGTGTCGGGTGCCTTTCCCGTCGGCAGCATCCTTCCCGGCGACAGCGAACTTCTGCAACGGTTCAAGGTGTCGCGAACGGTTCTGCGCGAAAGCATGAAGACCCTGGCGGCAAAAGGCTTGGTCGTTCCGCGTGCCCGGGTTGGCACTCGGGTCACCGAGAAGATCCATTGGAACATGTTCGACAGCGCGGTGCTGACTTGGCACTTTGAAAGCGGCGTCAACGAGGAGTTTCTCCTCCACCTCTATGACATTCGTCTGGCCTTCGAGCCGTTTGCCGCCAGTCTCGTAGCGGAGCGCGCCAGCGCGGAGGAAATCGAGTTGCTGCGGCGGCTTGCGATGGCCATGGCCGCGCCGGAGCATACGTCCGACAGTCTCGCCGTCGCCGATCTTCATTTTCACCTGGCGATCACGGAAGCCTCACACAATCCCTTCATGCGCTCGCTCGGCGGCCTGATCGAAGCAGCCCTTGTCGGCATGTTCCGCATGAGCGCGCCGCCTGCCAGCAATGGCTTCAGAAATATTGCCGATACGCATATGGCCATTGTGGACGCCATTGCGGCGGGTGACGGACTGGCTGCATATAAGGCGATGGAATTTGTCATCTTCGACGGCCGCAAGCATGTCCAGGAAGCTTTCGCGGCGCTCGCAGACGCTTGATGTCTACGTCTAATTTCGCCGTAGTTCACCGCTCAACTAGTTGCTATGAGAACACGATGCCTATTCATGGGCCTCGTCGGACCGTATCTTTCGGAGCTTGAAATGGAACGCACCTGCCTCGCCATCATCCTCGCCGCCGGTGACAGCACTCGTATGAAGTCGTCGATCTCCAAGGTCCTGCACCCGATCGCCGCTCGTCCGATGATCGCGCATGTGATGGAAGCGATCGCCAAAGCCGATATTTCCGCTGCCGCACTGGTCGTCGGCCGCGATGCGGAGGAGGTGACAGCCGCAGCCGCCATCGATGGCGTCAAGGTGGAGGCCTATCTGCAGAAGGAGCGTCTCGGCACCGGCCATGCGGTCCTCGCCGCTCGCGAGGCGATCGCTGAAGGCTATGACGATATCCTGGTGGCTTACGGCGATGTGCCGCTGCTCACCGACGCGCCCCTTTGCGCCGCGCGCGAAGGGCTCGCCGCCGGCAATGACATCGTCGTCATCGGCTTTCATACGGATAATCCAAACGCTTATGGCCGGCTGCTCGTCAAGGATGGCGAGCTGATCGCCATCCGCGAGGCGAAGGATGCGACCGATGCCGAGCTTGCAGTCACATGGTGCAACAGCGGTCTTATGGCGATCAATGGCCGCAAGGCCCTCGACCTGCTCGACCGCATCGGCAATGACAATGCCAAGCGCGAATATTATCTCACCGATCTCGTCGAGATCGCCCGCTCTCTCGGCGGCCACGCAGTCGCCGTCGACGCGCCGGAAGTGGAGATGACGGGCTGCAACAATCGCGCCGAACTCGCTGTAATCGAACGGCTCTGGCAGGAGCGGCGGCGTCATGAGCTGATGCTTTCGGGCGTCACCATGATCGCGCCGGAAACCGTGTTTCTTGCCTTTGACACGGTGATCGGCCAGGACGCGGTGATCGAGCCGAATGTTGTCTTCGGTCCCGGCGCCATCATCGACGGCGGCGCCGTCATCCACTCCTTTTCACACATCGAAGGCGCCCATGTCAGCGCTGGCGCCACGGTCGGCCCGTTCGCGCGGCTGCGCCCGGGTGCTGACCTTGCTGGCGGCTCGAAGGTCGGCAATTTCTGCGAGGTGAAGAACGGCAAGATCGGCGAGGGCGCGAAGGTCAACCATCTCACCTATATCGGCGATGCCACGGTCGGGGCCGGCAGCAATATCGGTGCGGGCACGATTACCTGCAACTATGATGGGGTCAACAAGCACGAGACTCACATCGGCGCCAACAGCTTCGTCGGCTCGAACTCGTCGCTGGTGGCGCCCGTACGCATCGGCGATAACGCCTATGTGGCCTCAGGCAGCGTCATCACCGAGGATGTCCCCGCCGAAGCGCTTGCCTTCGGCCGTGCCCGCCAGGAGGTAAAACCCGGCCGTGCCAAGCTCCTTCGCGAGCGGGCCTTGGCCATAAAAGCGGCGAAGAAGGGCAGCCACTAAGCCGAAAGTGTAGGGTCGCGTAACGGTCGGAAACCGAAAGTGACCATCGCAGCAATTGAGAAAACTGCTAGAATCATTAGGACTTGCTCCAATTTTCTTGGGCCAGACGGAGACGTGCATGTGCGGCATTGTGGGGATTGTTGGAACGAAGCCTGTGGCAGGACGATTAGTGGATGCTTTGCGGCGTCTCGAATATCGCGGCTATGATTCAGCGGGTGTTGCGACCATCCACAACGGCATAATGGACCGCCGTCGCGCCGAAGGGAAACTCTTCAATCTTGAAAAGCGGCTGGACGTCGAGCCGCTGCCGGGCGTCACCGGCATTGCTCACACCCGTTGGGCGACTCATGGCGTTCCGAATGAAACCAACGCCCATCCGCATTTCGTCGAAGGCGTTGCCGTCGTGCACAACGGTATCATCGAGAATTTTTCCGAACTGCGCGAGGAATTGAGGGCCGAAGGCCGGGTCTTCGCCACGCAGACCGATACGGAAGTCGTCGCACATCTCCTGGCGAAATATCTCCGCCAGGGCCTCGATCCACGTGCGGCGATGCTGAAGATGCTGAATCGGGTCACCGGTGCCTATGCACTGGTCGTCATGTTCCAGGACGATTCCGAAACGCTCATGGCGGCCCGCTCTGGCCCGCCACTTGCCATCGGTTTCGGCGACGGCGAGATGTTCCTCGGCTCCGACGCTATCGCGCTGGCGCCCTTCACCAACGAAATCACCTATCTGGTCGACGGCGACTGCGCGATCATCACCCGGGATGGCGCCACTGTCGTCGATTTCAGCGGCCAGGAGGTCAGCCGCCCTCGGCAGATATCGCAGGCGATTGCCTACGTGGTCGACAAGGGCAATCATCGCCATTTCATGGAAAAGGAAATCTATGAGCAGCCGGAGGTGATCTCCCATGCGCTCAGCCAATATGTCGATTTCTTCAGTCATCGGGTGCACCCATCCGCATCCGCGATCGATTTCAGCACGGTGTCCAGCTTGGCGATCTCAGCCTGCGGCACGGCCTATCTCGCCGGCCTGATCGGCAAATACTGGTTCGAGCGTTATGCCCGCTTGCCGGTGGAGATCGATGTCGCTTCCGAGTTCCGCTATCGCGAGATGCCGCTATTGCCCTCGCAGGCCGCGCTGTTCATTTCGCAATCCGGCGAGACGGCCGATACGCTGGCATCGCTGCGTTACTGCAGGGATCACGGCCTGAAGATTGGCGCCGTCGTCAATGTCAAGGAATCGACCATCGCGCGCGAATCCGATGCGGTGTTCCCGATCATGGCCGGCCCCGAAATCGGCGTGGCCTCCACCAAGGCCTTCACCTGCCAGCTTGCCGTCCTGGCGTCTTTGGCAATCTGCGCCGGCAAGGCGCGTGGCACGGTCAGCGCCGAGGATGAACAGGCGATGGTGGGCCACCTCGTGGAGATGCCGCGCATCATGGCCCGGGTGCTGAACATCATCCAGCCGCAGATGGAAAGCCTTTCCCGCGAGATCTCCAAGTTCAAAGACGTCCTTTATCTCGGTCGTGGCACCAGCTTTCCGCTCGCCATGGAAGGCGCGCTGAAGCTCAAGGAGATCTCCTATATCCACGCCGAAGGCTATGCGGCCGGCGAGCTGAAGCACGGTCCGATCGCGCTGATTGACGAAAACATGCCTGTTATCGTCATCGCGCCTTACGACCGTTTCTTCGACAAGACCGTCTCCAATATGCAGGAGGTGGCAGCGCGTGGCGGTCGTATTATCTTCATCACGGACGAGGCAGGGGCCACCGCCTCGACCTTGCCGACCATGGCGACGATCACGCTGCCTGTTGTCGATGAAATCATCGCGCCGATGATCTTCTCTCTGCCGATCCAACTGCTCGCCTACCACACCGCTGTCTTCATGGGCACGGATGTGGATCAGCCGCGCAATCTCGCCAAGTCGGTGACCGTGGAATAGGCCGAATTCCCCCGCTTTTTTCCTAGGATAACGTCGTCGTGAACCGGGCTCTGATCCGGGCCGTTGGCGTGACTGCCGGGTTGTGCGACGCGCCGATTTCTGGCACGTTTCACATGGGAGTTGGTGGGGAGAATTTGCCGGTTAGCGGTGGCGACGGAACGGAGTTTCGAACGGCGAATGACCGAAACACTCATCAAAATGTCTGTGGCAACGCGGATTAGAAACAATTTCCTGGCGGGCCTGATTATATGCGCGCCGATCGCTATTACGCTCTGGCTCACCTGGTCGGTGGTCCACTGGGCAGATAGCTGGGTCCGGCCCTACATTCCGGCGCGCTACGATCCCGAGAGTTATCTGAATTTCGCCGTTCCGGGCACTGGTCTGGTGATCGCGATGATCTTCATCACGATCGTTGGTTTCCTCGCCAAAAACCTGATCGGCCAGAGCATCGTCCGCTTCGGCGAATCGATCGTGCACCGCGTGCCGCTGGTGCGGACCATCTACAAAAGCGTGAAGCAGATTTTCGAAACCGTGCTGAAGGAGCAGGGCACATCTTTCAAGAAGGTTGGGCTGATCGAATATCCGAGCCCCGGCCTTTGGTCGATGGTATTCATCTCGACCGATGCCAAGGGTGAAATCGCCTCGAAGTTCAATGCCATGGGGCATGATATGGTGGCCGTTTTCCTGCCGCCGACGCCTGTCCCAACAGCCGGCTTCCTGGTTTTCGTGCCGCGCGAAAAAATCACGATTCTGGATATGAGCCCGGAAGACGGCGCTAAGCTGCTGATCTCAGGCGGCCTGGTCTCGCCGGAATATCGGGAAAAGCTGATCGGCAAGGAGCTGCCGCCGCCAGCGCCTCTCCCCGTAAAAACGTTGACCTAGTCACCTGGAACAGAAGTTCATTACATTGTACGCTTGGCCTCTTCATGGGAGGTTGAGCAATGGCAAATGCGACTGGCCGACCGACGGCACCCCTGATTTTGAGCGAGGCGGAGCGGGAATATCTAGAGCGACAGGTTCGTAAACATCGCGTTGCTCGTTCCATGTCTGAGCGGTGCCGGATCATTCTTCGCTGCGCCGACGGGATTGCGAGCAAGACCGTTGCGAGCGAACTTGGCGTACATGAACATACGGTTGGCAAATGGCGACGGCGCTTTCTTAAAGATCGGCTCGATGGCCTGCTCGACGAAGTTCGCCCTGGCCGGCCCCGAACGATCGACGATGATCAGATTGCTGCTGTGATCGAGCGCACGCTGCGTTCTACGCCAAGCGATGCGACCCACTGGTCGATCCGCTCGATGGCAGGAGTCGCCGGCTTTTCGCACACGACGATCCGCCGGATATGGAACGCCTTCGGCCTGCAGCCGCATCGCACTGAGACGTTCAAGCTGTCCAGCGATCCCCTGTTCGTCGATAAGGTCCGCGACATCGTCGGTCTTTATCTGTCGCCTCCCAATCGGGCGCTGGTTCTCAGTGTGGACGAGAAGAGCCAAATCCAGGCACTCGATCGCGAGCAGCCAGTCCTGCCGATGATGCCTGGCGTGCCTGAACGGCGTACCCATTCTTATGTTCGCCACGGCACAACGACGTTGTTTGCAGCTCTGGATGTCGCCTCCGGCTTTGTCATCGGCAAATGCTACAAGCGGCATCGGGCCACCGAGTTCCTCGACTTCCTGAAGCAGATCGATGCGAATGTGCCGCCCGATTTGGACGTGCATATCGTGATGGACAACTATGCAACGCACAAAACTGCATCGATCAAGAACTGGCTGCTGCGGCGGCCACGCTACCACGTGCACTTCACCCCAACCTCGGCTTCATGGATCAACCAAGTCGAACGCTGGTTTGCGGAATTAACCCGCAAGCAATTACGTCGTGGCGTCCATACTTCGACAGCTCAACTCGAAGCCGACATCAAAAGCTTCATCGAGCGCCACAACGAAAATCCCAAGCCGTATCGGTGGACCAAATCGGCAGACGACATTCTCGCCGCCGTCAAACGCTTCTGTCAGAAGGTCGACAACAGCTTATGACACGAATTTCCGATTCAGCTGACTAGAGCCGCCGCTCTTTTTCCGATCTCCTGTGTATCGCTCACGCGTTCTGGGCGAGTTGTCATGTCCCTATCATGTTGCCGTCTTAGACCGTCTGCCGGAAGGACAGTCGGGCGCATCCTACTGCATATCTGCAATCGACAGATGCAGATAATGGTCGTTCGAAGCCGGCCAGCGGCCGGCCTTGGGGTGAATGCCGTTCCAACAAAAAGAGCTTTTCCATCAGGAAGGATATTGCCGTGAGAAACTTGCGTTCAATGACTTTGCCGCTGCTGTCTGCAGCGCTCGCCACGTTCGTTTTCGCTGCCCCGGTTGCAGCCCTCGCAGATAATTCCGTCACCGTCAGTGGAGTCACGCTGGTCAACAAGGGTCGCGTTGCCATTGGCCGCATTCCTGCCAATCAGCGCGACAAGTTCGGCGAGACCTTCGGTTCCGGTTCGGGCATGTCGATCGACACCAAGAGCTGGGTGCGCAATGCCGATGGTTCCTACAAGGGTTCGCTGTGGCTGCTGCCTGATCGCGGCTATAACGCTGTCGGCACCACCGATTACCGTCCGCGTCTCAACACCGTCGACATCCAGTTGACGCCGGTTGCCCCTGGCGCAATGCCGCCGGCCGGCAAGGAACAGTCGGGCGTCGATGCGAAGCTTGCTGACGCCATGCTGCTGACCGATAACAAGGGCGCCGACACGACCGGCCTCGATCCCGCTAATGGCACTCGCGCTCCGGCCGACGGCATGCCGCTGCTGCCGCAAGCACCGAACGGCAAGATCTCGCTCGACGATGAAGCCATCGTCCGTCTGCCCGACGGCACAATGTTCATCAGCGACGAATACGGCCCCTACATCTACCGCTTCTCGGCCGATGGACACATGATGTCGGCCACGCAGCCGCCGGAAGCCCTGCTGCCGATGCGTCAGGGTAAAGTGAACTTCGCTTCGAACAATCCCGGTCCCGGCGAAACAGCTCCCGATCCGAAGGATCCGAGCAGCGGCCGCCAGAACAACCAAGGTCTCGAGGGCATGTCTATAACTCCGGACGGCAAGTTCCTGATCGCCGTACTGCAGTCCGCGGCCCGTCAGGACGGCGGTGATTCCGGCTCGACCCGACAGAACACCCGCGCGATGGTCTATGATGCCGCCGATCTGGCGCATTTGAAGCTGGTGCATGAATATGTCGTGCCGCTGCCGGTCTTCAAGGACGACAAGGGTAAGACGATCGTCGCCGCCCAAAGCGAAATCGTGGCACTGTCGCCGACGAGCTTCCTGATGCTCGCTCGCGACAGCGGTAATGGCTATGGCCAGAAGGGCGAGAAGTCGCTCTATCGCGATATCGATGTCGTCGACGTCTCTGCTGCCACCGATATCCATGGCACCGCATTCGATGCCGACAAGCCGGTTGCGCCGAAGGGCGTTGTTGACCCGTCCGTGAAACCAGCGACCTTGACCCGCTTCATCGACATCAACGACAGCGCCGACCTCGCCCGCTTCGGTCTCCATAACGGCGCGCCGAACGATCGCAACAACCTCTCGGAAAAGTGGGAAGCCATGTCGCTCGCCAGCGTCCAGGATCCCAAGCTGCCAGACGATTATTTCCTGTTCGTCGCCAACGACAACGATTTCCTGACCCAGGACGGTTTCCAGGTTGGCGCCGCCTATAAGGGTGACGGCGGCGCCGATGTCGATACCATGTTCCAGGTATTCCAGGTCACGATCCCCGGCCTTTCGGTCAAGTAACGGGCCCCTGACATGGATGGACGCGATTGCCGCGTCCATCCACCTATCCCGCTCTCAGGAACCGGATCGCCTCATCGCGGCGGAAAAGATAGAGCAGAGTACGCACCGCCATGCCGCGTTCCCCCGTCAACTCCGGATCGCGTTCAATCAGATAGGCGGCATCCTTGCGGGCGATTTCCAGGAGATCGGCATGGGCTTCGAGGCTGGCGATGCGGAAG
It encodes the following:
- the glmS gene encoding glutamine--fructose-6-phosphate transaminase (isomerizing), producing MCGIVGIVGTKPVAGRLVDALRRLEYRGYDSAGVATIHNGIMDRRRAEGKLFNLEKRLDVEPLPGVTGIAHTRWATHGVPNETNAHPHFVEGVAVVHNGIIENFSELREELRAEGRVFATQTDTEVVAHLLAKYLRQGLDPRAAMLKMLNRVTGAYALVVMFQDDSETLMAARSGPPLAIGFGDGEMFLGSDAIALAPFTNEITYLVDGDCAIITRDGATVVDFSGQEVSRPRQISQAIAYVVDKGNHRHFMEKEIYEQPEVISHALSQYVDFFSHRVHPSASAIDFSTVSSLAISACGTAYLAGLIGKYWFERYARLPVEIDVASEFRYREMPLLPSQAALFISQSGETADTLASLRYCRDHGLKIGAVVNVKESTIARESDAVFPIMAGPEIGVASTKAFTCQLAVLASLAICAGKARGTVSAEDEQAMVGHLVEMPRIMARVLNIIQPQMESLSREISKFKDVLYLGRGTSFPLAMEGALKLKEISYIHAEGYAAGELKHGPIALIDENMPVIVIAPYDRFFDKTVSNMQEVAARGGRIIFITDEAGATASTLPTMATITLPVVDEIIAPMIFSLPIQLLAYHTAVFMGTDVDQPRNLAKSVTVE
- a CDS encoding FadR/GntR family transcriptional regulator, which gives rise to MRSRLLETRKTEGKSRTSHAQVVDDLGKAIVSGAFPVGSILPGDSELLQRFKVSRTVLRESMKTLAAKGLVVPRARVGTRVTEKIHWNMFDSAVLTWHFESGVNEEFLLHLYDIRLAFEPFAASLVAERASAEEIELLRRLAMAMAAPEHTSDSLAVADLHFHLAITEASHNPFMRSLGGLIEAALVGMFRMSAPPASNGFRNIADTHMAIVDAIAAGDGLAAYKAMEFVIFDGRKHVQEAFAALADA
- the yjfF gene encoding galactofuranose ABC transporter, permease protein YjfF, yielding MNSKYLPLLATIVIFLLAYTGCVLQFPTMLSTRVVGNLLTDNAFLGIAAVGMTFVILSGGIDLSIGSVIAFTGVFLAIILRDTSIHPLFAFALVLVITTIFGAGMGAIIHYLSMPPFIVTLAGMFLARGIAFVLSIDSIPIEHDFYSQLSDLYLLLPGGGRLTLIGGIMLVVFAGGILLAHRTRFGANVYALGGGVQTAQLMGVPVGRTTIQIYALSGFLAGLSGIVFSLYTSAGYSLATVGVELDAIAAVVIGGTLLTGGAGFVGGTLIGILIQGLIQTYITFDGTLSSWWTKILIGLLLFAFILMQKGLLLLSRFNRRYA
- the ytfR gene encoding galactofuranose ABC transporter, ATP-binding protein YtfR encodes the protein MAHDVERLLTATGFCKYFPGSTALDHVDFTLLRGEVHALLGENGAGKSTLIKCMTGAYRRDAGSLVLDGAEIDPHDTLAAQRLGIGTVYQEVNLLANLSVAENLFLGRQPRRFGMVSSRVMNSMAKDLLSQYGIEIDVSRQLDRFSVAIQQVIAIARAVDLSGKVLILDEPTASLDTQEVAMLFGIIRNLKQRGLGIVFITHFLEQVYQICDRITVLRNGRLVGTRDAEGLSRQTLIAMMLGRELAQAEATAKQAVSESGPVRYRFTNFGKRGKIKRFDLEVRIGEVVGIAGLLGSGRTETAEVLFGVERADSGEAKIEDKTVALSGPRAAIKNGFGFCPEDRKTDGIIGDLSIRENIVMALQARRGWARPLPRGEQNAIADRYIKALDIRTTDREKPIKLLSGGNQQKAILARWLATNPNFLILDEPTRGIDVGAHAEIIRLIEDLCGQGMSLVVISSELEELVAYSSRVIVLRDREHIAELTGDKISASNIVDSIATGESKREDA
- a CDS encoding ABC transporter permease is translated as MSSQIKSLLFRLAPQLIALAAILLLNFIMFPQFFHLELQNGRLYGSIIDVLNRGAPVALLSIGMTLVIATKGIDLSVGAVIAICGAVAASAIVSGDSLAYTLMLTIAVGLACGLWNGFLVAVLDIQPIIATLVLMVAGRGIAQLITEGVIMTFNDDGLIFLGSGSFATLPMPVVIWLLVALAVILLVRRTALGMLVEAIGINRRASTLSGIQTPVLLIAVYALSGLCASIAGIIVSADIKGADANNAGLWLELDAILAVVVGGNSLLGGRFSIVGSLIGAMIIQSVNTGILLSGFPPEFNLVIKAVIVIIILVIQSPALQSVSAFFWRRRGAAQMIHEEQAK
- the ytfQ gene encoding galactofuranose ABC transporter, galactofuranose-binding protein YtfQ; translation: MKLKTALVSATILAACMFTSASAKDLVVGFSQIGSESGWRAAETTVTKQQAEKRGIDLKFADAQQKQENQIKAIRSFIAQGVDAILLAPVVETGWDSVLKEAKEAKIPVILLDRTINAPKDLYLTAVTSDQIHEGKVAGDWLVKTVGDKKCNIVELQGTTGSSPAIARKKGFEEAIKGHDNLKIVRSQTGDFTRAKGKEVMESFLKAENGGKDICALYAHNDDMAVGAIQAIKEAGLKPGKDILTVSIDSVPDLFKAMAAGEANATVELTPNMAGPAFDALDAYLKTKKEPPKWIQTESKLYTQADDPQKVYEEKKGQGY
- the glmU gene encoding bifunctional UDP-N-acetylglucosamine diphosphorylase/glucosamine-1-phosphate N-acetyltransferase GlmU, producing MERTCLAIILAAGDSTRMKSSISKVLHPIAARPMIAHVMEAIAKADISAAALVVGRDAEEVTAAAAIDGVKVEAYLQKERLGTGHAVLAAREAIAEGYDDILVAYGDVPLLTDAPLCAAREGLAAGNDIVVIGFHTDNPNAYGRLLVKDGELIAIREAKDATDAELAVTWCNSGLMAINGRKALDLLDRIGNDNAKREYYLTDLVEIARSLGGHAVAVDAPEVEMTGCNNRAELAVIERLWQERRRHELMLSGVTMIAPETVFLAFDTVIGQDAVIEPNVVFGPGAIIDGGAVIHSFSHIEGAHVSAGATVGPFARLRPGADLAGGSKVGNFCEVKNGKIGEGAKVNHLTYIGDATVGAGSNIGAGTITCNYDGVNKHETHIGANSFVGSNSSLVAPVRIGDNAYVASGSVITEDVPAEALAFGRARQEVKPGRAKLLRERALAIKAAKKGSH